One segment of Macrotis lagotis isolate mMagLag1 chromosome 1, bilby.v1.9.chrom.fasta, whole genome shotgun sequence DNA contains the following:
- the LOC141504013 gene encoding pancreatic progenitor cell differentiation and proliferation factor-like — protein MATISSSGSPVSPHDYYQRHLGSTSSNSSCRSAEYSGEVIPHHPGLPKSDPGHWWASFFAKSNHPFMTTVLESPENSGTFQVAYGMITCDLAQEAMRKQHVSKPSKTNSGPSA, from the coding sequence ATGGCAACAATCTCATCCAGCGGTTCACCTGTATCACCCCATGATTACTACCAAAGGCATCTGGGTTCCACTTCCAGCAACAGCTCCTGTAGAAGTGCTGAGTACTCTGGGGAAGTGATCCCCCACcatccaggtcttcctaaatcaGACCCAGGCCATTGGTGGGCAAGCTTCTTTGCAAAGTCGAATCATCCATTCATGACAACTGTATTAGAATCCCCAGAGAACTCAGGAACTTTCCAGGTTGCTTATGGCATGATCACCTGTGACCTGGCTCAGGAGGCCATGAGGAAGCAGCATGTCAGCAAGCCCAGTAAAACCAACAGTGGGCCTTCTGCATGA